TCGCATTGTCACGCACGGGCCACATTCACTCCCGCATCGGGCATGAAGAGGGGCCGCAGGTGAACGATCCGCGTGCACCGGAATGGGAAGCAACTGTTAAAGCACACCTGGCCTGGTGGGACGCAGTGGTGGAACAAAAGGTAAAAAATGGCGAAACGCTGACCGTTTTAACCGAATTCGGCCCGCCTCATTACTTACCCACGGTGCCATTTACCAATCAGCCACTGGCAGATCAATGGGCAATTAACGTGCATATGATGCATTTATTCAGAAAACGATATTTGAAATAAATAATGAAGAACACGCACTTTCTGGTCGCGCCAAATGAAACGGAGGTACAGAAAACCTTTCACGCCGCTGTCATCGCACATATTGACGGAAAAAGCGCGCTGGCTATCAAAGACTTTCACAACCAGATCTCGGAGGCACTGCAATTTCCTGATTACGAAGGCACCACTCTGGAAGAACTCGACGAAATGCTGAATGACCTTTCCTGGATCGGTTCGAAGCAGATCATTATTTACATCAGCAATTCGGAGGATTGGCTGTCCAAAGAAAAATCTCGCGAGAAGATCCTCACGATCATCGATATGCTCGACGCAACAGCCGAAGACTGGAAGTGGCTTGACGACGAGGAAGGTGTCGACAAAAAAGAACTACGCATCATTTTCCAACAATCCGACCGCATTCAGGCGCTGCTGGAAGA
This Dyadobacter sp. UC 10 DNA region includes the following protein-coding sequences:
- a CDS encoding barstar family protein, producing MKNTHFLVAPNETEVQKTFHAAVIAHIDGKSALAIKDFHNQISEALQFPDYEGTTLEELDEMLNDLSWIGSKQIIIYISNSEDWLSKEKSREKILTIIDMLDATAEDWKWLDDEEGVDKKELRIIFQQSDRIQALLEEQEIVFGVL